In a genomic window of Quercus lobata isolate SW786 chromosome 4, ValleyOak3.0 Primary Assembly, whole genome shotgun sequence:
- the LOC115983694 gene encoding uncharacterized protein LOC115983694 has translation MNYNMNKMVVTLSELLNMLKAAEDLIKKEKPTVMLAEKSDSSFKFKPKGKNFKRKGSQSFNKAQGDKVNKDTEKKKAKGNCFHCGKPGHWKRNCRHYLASLKNDKPAEGVQGDPKAK, from the exons ATGAACTATAACATGAATAAGATGGTAGTGACATTGTCAGAGCTGCTCAATATGTTGAAAGCAGCTGAGGATCTCATCAAGAAAGAAAAGCCTACTGTAATGTTGGCTGAAAAATCTGATTCTTCTTTTAAGTTTAAGCCTAAGGGTAAGAACTTTAAGAGAAAAGGGTCTCAGTCATTCAATAAGGCTCAAGGTGACAAAGTGAATAAGGACactgagaaaaagaaagcaaaaggaaaTTGTTTCCATTGTGGTAAGCCTGGTCATTGGAAGAGAAACTGTCGCCATTATTTGGCTTCTCTGAAGAATGACAAACCTGCAGAAG GGGTTCAAGGAGACCCGAAGGCTAAATGA